In Triticum urartu cultivar G1812 chromosome 6, Tu2.1, whole genome shotgun sequence, the following proteins share a genomic window:
- the LOC125516592 gene encoding RING-H2 finger protein ATL32-like — translation MSSLFARLPAWFRGDGSAGCGACYGVTASFVSVLVFCVLVATASVWKAFLFAGLALAAFGLVACLAPESGRRGAEREVAAGVPWVAACRTGLGKAATESLPTFAYTSRGAEAGGADLDLECGGSGQPCSVCLEDLEDGEMVRQLPACKHLFHVECIDMWLHSHTTCPVCRCDLSPPRTVTAKVAAVEMEPPADDALPPV, via the coding sequence ATGTCCAGTCTGTTCGCAAGGCTCCCGGCGTGGTTCCGCGGCGACGGGAGCGCCGGGTGCGGCGCCTGCTACGGCGTCACGGCGTCCTTCGTGTCCGTGCTCGTGTTCTGCGTGCTCGTCGCCACCGCCAGCGTCTGGAAGGCGTTCCTGTTCGCCGGCCTGGCGCTGGCTGCCTTCGGGCTCGTGGCATGCCTCGCGCCGGAGAGCGGGCGGAGAGGCGCCGAGCGTGAGGTCGCGGCGGGCGTGCCCTGGGTGGCAGCATGCCGAACTGGGCTCGGTAAGGCAGCCACCGAGTCGTTGCCCACGTTCGCGTACACGTCCCGTGGCGCCGAGGCCGGCGGTGCGGACCTGGACCTGGAGTGCGGCGGGAGCGGCCAGCCGTGCTCCGTGTGCTTGGAAGACCTTGAGGACGGCGAGATGGTGCGGCAGCTGCCGGCGTGCAAGCACCTCTTCCATGTCGAGTGCATAGACATGTGGCTGCACTCGCACACGACTTGCCCTGTTTGCCGGTGCGACCTCTCGCCACCGCGGACGGTTACCGCCAAAGTGGCGGCTGTAGAGATGGAACCGCCGGCAGATGATGCTTTGCCGCCAGTGTAG